TGGCCAAGTGGTCCAGGTTACCAACACTACAAAGTTAAAGGAACGGCTACCGGGAGCTGCTCATTGTGGGCACTGACATATGAGGACCTGGCTTTTGCTCCTTCTGAAAGACAGCGCTGGCATTATAGTTCGTAACGTGGCTGGAATGTGCTATCACGGAGCAAAGTGTGGGAGGAAAGCCCCTTTTCAGGTGTGCAGTGTTCAAACTCCAAGCTGCAGCAAAGGGATGGGAGCAGCCCATAAGAAACGTGACCTTCATTCTTGCAGAGACAACATAGGACCCCATGCTGCTCTCAGGTTTCTGAAGTGCTCTGAGTTGAGTAGGTCTAGGGGTCCTTTCCTCAGATCAACCTTAAAATGTCTGCAACACTGTTACAAAACCAAGCAATAAGTGAATGTTCTGGAGGCGCAGAGTCCTACAGCTCCATAAGCAACACAAATTTGTCAAGAGTCCCCATCACTCTCAACATGTAAAGGAACAGCATAAAGGCAAATGGAGGGGAAAGTGAGAGACGTACTGTAAGGTTGTCATTTTGGGGTATGAATTCACCTTTGCATTAAAAACAAGGTCTTGGAGTTTGGAAAGAACCTGTGCTTAGTTCTGGATCTTGTGTCTTTGctactttttatattttatttacagaataCACTGCAGAAAGCAGTTGTTATTTTAAAGACATGAATATTTTTTGAGTGCTACTGCCTACCAGggattttgtggtttttttttttttttaatgttggcTAATTTTGTGTTTTGAGTAGGAAGCTTCAACTCCACACCAATTTTACACATGCTCTTCTGCTATCCAGCAGTTTGGGCAAGATAACCTGCAAACGAGACATCCCTCCGCTAATCTCTATGGCTTTTACTAGGATTTCATTATTGCTCACCTCACTGTGGACTTTGAGAAGATGTGGGGAGTATCTGAAgtagtttaaaattatttcatctttaATATATCACAGGGAAGCAGGCAAGTGTCCCTATAGACCCAACCAGCCCCAGcttttgattttgctttctAACAGGTGAATAAAGCAGTGAAGGCAGGGCCAGGTGAGCTGCCCACAGCAGTCTCTGTGGGGAGCTTGCCTCTCCCCTGCTAACCAGCTCTGCTCCAACTCCAGATGCCTTCCCAAATCCTCAGTGCCCTCCCGACACCTGTGTGCTGTTTGTCCTGCATCACCCCAGAGCTTGCAGGGAAGGGGACCCCCTCAGCCACCAGCCTGTCTCATCCACACTTACAATGGACGGGAGCACCTAGGCAGTGTTGAGGGAGAGAGACTTTGAGTAGCAGCAGAATTAGCAACAGCTTGCATATCAAAGCAAGTCctaaaggaggaaaagcagcagctggggagaCCCAGCCCAAACATCCTGCCTTGTCCGTCCATCCGTCCATCTACCTTGGCACAAGGTGGGAGGCAGCATGCAGCTCCAGCACTGGCACGTTCAGTGTGCTCGATGGCTCATCCATTAGGAGCAACGAGGAGGAACAGTACTTGCTATCATCCTGGGCACCTGCCTGCCAGACTGGTTCTTTAACACAGGCTGTCAAGCACAGATAGCCTGTTGAATCAATACGGACTTTATTCTATAGCCCATGTCTGGTAGCTGTTGATGACACTTCTGCCAGCACAGGATGGGCTATGCTGCTACACACCAGGACAGATCCGGGCTGCAAGGGAGAGGATACCAGGGCTGACTTCTCGGTGCCCATCTCAGATGACCGTGAGAAAGCAGCCAAACAAGAAGACTTCGGAGTTGCCACTGCCAGTCCCCCCAGCCAGCAAAAAACATGCATCTTTGCCAAGCATAGAGGAGAGTTTGGATATACTGCAGCTGGTCAGTCCTTCAGATGAGATGTGAAAGCAGAGGCTGCCTCCATCAGCCCCGCAGAAACTGTTGCACGTCCTGAACCAACTATGAAAATCAGCTGACATCCAGATCACCGTCTCCTCTTCCACCAGACAACCTCTCATGCCTTTACCAAGGCTGTAAATTGCTGTGGATAATAGCTGTGATGTTTATCCAGACCGTGGCTGCCTACCTGTGCTTGTGCGGAGGGTCCGGTGCTTGATGATCCTGCTGAAGAGGTGGTGTTTGGCTACTTGGAGCTCGTATACTTGGTGACAGCCTTGGTGCCCTCCGAGACAGCATGCTTGGCCAACTCTCCTGGAAGCAGCAGGCGCACAGCAGTCTGAATTTCCCGGGAGGTGATGGTGGAACGCTTGTTGTAATGAGCCAGGCGGGAAGCTTCTCCAGCAATGCGCTCAAAGATATCATTGACGAAGGAGTTCATGATGCCCATGGCCTTGGAGGAGATGCCAGTGTCGGGGTGGACCTGCTTCAGCACCTTGTAGACATAGATGGAGTAGCTTTCTTTCCTGCTCTTGTGGCGCTTCTTGTCACCCTTCTTCTGGGTCTTCGTCACGGCTTTCTTGGAACCCTTTTTGGGGGCAGAAGTGGACTTTGCTGGCTCCGGCATCCTGAGAGCTCTTTCTCTGAGTCTTGAGGCTGCTTGGAAAGAAcaccaaaaaaatcaaattcttttttattcttctacaGTACAGTTTTACTGAAAGATGAGAGAGTCTGAGTCATACAGGCAACATCTGTAAATCTGAGACAAACACCCTATGACCCCGTTCAAGCATTTTTGAACAGCCAGTGAGAACTGCTGTATAGTTTTTGTatagttttttgttgttttctctttaaatccCTTTAACACTGGTCTTATAAACATCACTGAACCCAGCCCTAGTTGGCATCTAC
This genomic window from Phaenicophaeus curvirostris isolate KB17595 chromosome 1, BPBGC_Pcur_1.0, whole genome shotgun sequence contains:
- the LOC138716746 gene encoding histone H2B 5-like, which encodes MPEPAKSTSAPKKGSKKAVTKTQKKGDKKRHKSRKESYSIYVYKVLKQVHPDTGISSKAMGIMNSFVNDIFERIAGEASRLAHYNKRSTITSREIQTAVRLLLPGELAKHAVSEGTKAVTKYTSSK